The following coding sequences lie in one Cinclus cinclus chromosome 15, bCinCin1.1, whole genome shotgun sequence genomic window:
- the CYSLTR1 gene encoding cysteinyl leukotriene receptor 1: protein MTALSPNFSCHHHSIDDFRNSVYSTLYSMISIMGFVGNGVVLYVLIRTYRQKTAFQVYMLNLALSDFLCVLTLPLRVIYYVHKGHWFFSDFLCRLSSYALYVNLYCSIFFMTAMSFFRCIAIVFPVRNISLVSEKKAKFVCVGIWVFVTLTSAPFLRNGTYQHGNKTKCFEPPENSQKTNVVVILDFIALFVGFIFPFIVITICYAMITRTLLRNSLRKNKANRRKAVWMIVIVTATFLVSFTPYHILRTVHLHALRRWGPGCGETVLLQKAVIVTMPLAAANCCFDPLLYFFSGGNFRQRLTTLRKVSSSSLSQAFRKKVSVKDKDGEPFGESQRENGMAAVAPL, encoded by the coding sequence ATGACAGCGCTGTCCCCCAACTTCTCGTGCCACCACCACTCCATCGACGACTTCCGCAACAGCGTCTACTCCACGCTCTACTCCATGATCAGCATCATGGGCTTTGTGGGGAACGGCGTGGTGCTGTACGTGCTGATCCGCACGTACCGGCAGAAGACGGCCTTCCAGGTCTACATGCTCAACCTGGCCCTGTCCGACTTCCTCTGCGTGCTCACCCTGCCCCTGCGCGTCATCTACTACGTGCACAAGGGCCACTGGTTCTTCAGCGACTTTCTGTGCCGCCTCTCGTCCTACGCGCTCTACGTCAACCTCTACTGCAGCATCTTCTTCATGACGGCCATGAGCTTCTTCCGCTGCATCGCCATCGTCTTCCCGGTCCGCAACATCAGCCTGGTGTCGGAGAAGAAGGCCAAGTTTGTGTGCGTTGGCATCTGGGTGTTCGTCACGCTGACGAGCGCGCCCTTCCTGCGGAACGGGACGTACCAGCACGGCAACAAGACCAAGTGCTTCGAACCACCGGAGAACTCCCAGAAGACAAACGTGGTGGTGATCCTGGATTTCATCGCCCTTTTTGTGGGCTTCATCTTCCCCTTCATCGTCATCACCATCTGCTACGCCATGATCACGCGCACCCTGCTGCGGAACTCCCTACGGAAGAACAAGGCCAACCGCCGCAAGGCCGTGTGGATGATTGTCATTGTCACCGCCACCTTCCTGGTGAGCTTCACGCCGTACCACATCCTGCGCACGGTGCACCTGCACGCGCTGCGCCGGTGGGGTCCGGGCTGTGGGGAAACCGTGCTCCTGCAGAAAGCCGTCATCGTCACCATGCCCCTGGCAGCCGCCAACTGCTGCTTCGACCCCCTCCTCTACTTCTTCTCCGGGGGCAACTTCCGGCAGAGACTCACCACGCTGAGGAAGGTGTCCTCCTCCAGCTTGTCGCAAGCCTTCAGGAAAAAGGTCTCTGTGAAGGATAAGGATGGGGAACCCTTTGGAGAAAGCCAGAGGGAGAATGGAATGGCAGCTGTGGCTCCTTTGTAA